In Deltaproteobacteria bacterium, a single window of DNA contains:
- the tcmP gene encoding three-Cys-motif partner protein TcmP — MSFKWHPDEAPPRIEAHSKAKLKVLRRYLRAYFDTLNVNPHREEFKLDLIDGFAGGGTFLDEDTVLSGTPLTMLEEATAAKNRLNQTRFKPLHIDCKFYFVDKEQAHTDHLRKALVEHGYNVDNDRIVVRNGLFENELEGILNSIRQRQPRSGRAIFLLDQTGFSQVELALVSRIFNELPAAEVILTFAADALVNHVAPTPQFETAVKPLQLSASQIQDLLRHKDGEGGRAFAQRLLRDQARFVTGATYDTPFFIRPEGIAPRAVVPPSVTTSQGSGCHDSTALGDPQHFRALWHWRFRYARLGHIEGPRNPSFVSIPRTRSPSDARAAFGVAPVRTVQSGIGTTSNHRHLTTPACKSDSRSFLRS; from the coding sequence ATGTCCTTCAAGTGGCATCCTGACGAGGCGCCACCTCGCATCGAAGCGCACAGCAAGGCCAAACTGAAGGTTTTGCGCCGTTACCTTCGGGCGTATTTCGACACGCTGAACGTCAACCCGCACCGTGAGGAGTTTAAACTCGATCTCATTGACGGGTTCGCCGGAGGAGGTACTTTTCTGGATGAAGACACTGTTCTTTCCGGCACTCCCTTGACCATGCTGGAAGAAGCAACGGCAGCGAAGAACAGGTTGAACCAAACACGCTTCAAGCCGCTGCACATCGACTGCAAGTTTTACTTTGTTGACAAGGAACAGGCCCACACGGATCACCTTCGGAAAGCTCTCGTTGAGCACGGCTACAATGTTGACAATGACAGGATTGTCGTCCGAAACGGTCTCTTCGAGAACGAACTTGAAGGTATTCTCAACTCGATTCGCCAGAGGCAGCCCCGTTCCGGCCGAGCCATCTTTCTTCTCGATCAAACCGGCTTCTCTCAAGTGGAACTGGCACTCGTCTCTCGCATCTTCAATGAACTACCTGCGGCGGAAGTCATACTGACCTTCGCGGCAGACGCCCTTGTCAACCATGTGGCACCGACGCCGCAGTTCGAAACGGCCGTCAAGCCGCTACAATTGTCCGCCTCGCAGATCCAAGACCTGCTCCGACACAAAGATGGCGAAGGTGGTAGGGCGTTTGCTCAAAGGTTGCTTCGCGATCAAGCTCGCTTCGTAACCGGAGCAACCTACGACACTCCTTTCTTTATTCGCCCCGAAGGGATCGCGCCGCGCGCTGTGGTTCCTCCATCTGTCACGACATCCCAAGGCTCGGGATGTCATGATTCAACAGCATTGGGAGATCCACAACACTTTCGAGCATTATGGCACTGGCGATTTCGATATGCTCGGCTGGGACACATTGAAGGACCCAGGAACCCTTCCTTTGTTTCGATTCCACGAACTCGATCACCATCTGATGCAAGAGCAGCTTTTGGAGTCGCTCCCGTGCGAACTGTTCAGTCTGGTATCGGAACAACCAGTAACCATCGACACCTTACGACACCTGCTTGCAAATCGGACAGCCGCTCGTTTTTGCGATCTTGA
- a CDS encoding site-specific DNA-methyltransferase, whose translation MHDTLLLYSKTAKYTWNATHQAYDDAYIDTFYPHQDPDGRRWSRADLTGAGTRDGETGQPWRGIDITSKGRHWAKRPADLDKLDAEGKLHWPKRKGGMPRLKLYLDKQPGVPLQDVWTDIRPIHNLAPERLGYPTQKPIALLRRVIEASSNPEDVIYDPFCGCGTTVYAAQETGRQWIGCDIAILAVRLMREVLAERYQQVEGEHFEVDGIPVSVEQAQELFNKNPFQFEHWIVERVGAFPTKKTADRGIDGRLYFETHQGLRAMVMSVKGGAVRPTDVRDLRGVLEREPDTEMAGFLSLRESTKAMKTEAAEARQYTYNDVAYDRIQFLTAKDILEDGKMFETPTRLGSKIATGQMNMKL comes from the coding sequence ACCGCAAAGTATACTTGGAACGCAACCCACCAGGCTTATGACGACGCTTACATCGACACATTCTATCCGCATCAGGACCCGGATGGTCGGCGGTGGTCCCGAGCCGACCTGACCGGCGCCGGGACTCGGGACGGCGAGACCGGCCAGCCGTGGCGGGGGATTGACATCACTTCGAAAGGTAGACACTGGGCCAAAAGGCCCGCCGATTTGGACAAGCTGGACGCCGAGGGTAAGCTCCATTGGCCAAAACGAAAGGGTGGGATGCCACGTCTGAAGCTCTACCTTGACAAACAGCCGGGGGTTCCGTTGCAGGACGTATGGACGGATATCCGCCCCATCCATAACTTGGCCCCGGAGCGACTCGGTTACCCGACGCAAAAGCCCATAGCGTTACTTCGACGGGTTATCGAAGCCAGTTCCAACCCCGAAGACGTGATCTATGACCCCTTCTGCGGGTGCGGAACCACCGTCTATGCGGCTCAAGAGACGGGCCGTCAGTGGATCGGTTGCGACATTGCTATCCTCGCGGTGCGGCTCATGCGTGAGGTGCTCGCAGAACGCTACCAGCAGGTAGAAGGTGAGCACTTCGAGGTAGACGGGATTCCCGTGAGCGTAGAGCAGGCCCAGGAACTGTTCAACAAGAACCCGTTCCAGTTCGAGCACTGGATTGTGGAGCGCGTGGGCGCGTTCCCGACCAAGAAGACCGCTGACCGGGGCATAGACGGACGGCTCTACTTCGAGACGCACCAAGGCTTGCGGGCTATGGTCATGTCCGTGAAGGGCGGAGCCGTGCGGCCCACGGACGTTCGAGACTTGCGCGGTGTGCTTGAGCGCGAGCCGGACACGGAAATGGCCGGGTTCCTGTCTCTCCGGGAATCGACCAAGGCCATGAAGACGGAAGCGGCCGAAGCCCGGCAATACACCTACAACGACGTGGCCTATGATCGCATCCAGTTCCTGACGGCCAAGGACATTCTTGAAGACGGCAAGATGTTCGAGACGCCTACGCGGCTGGGCTCCAAGATCGCCACGGGGCAGATGAACATGAAACTGTAG